The following DNA comes from Rhodopseudomonas boonkerdii.
ACGGGCGTGGTCGCGACCATGCCGTACATCGCTCTGCAGCTCATCGGCATGGCCGCTGCGGTGAAGGCACTCGGCTTCGAAGGCGAAATGCCGCTGATCGCGGCCTTCATTGTGCTCGCGCTCTACACTTATTCGTCAGGCTTGCGCGCTCCGGCACTGATCGCCTTCGTCAAGGACATCATGATCTATATCGCGGTGATCGCGGCGATCTCGGTCATTCCCGGCAAGCTCGGTGGCTACGCCAACGTGTTCCATGCGGCCGATGAAGCGTTCAAGGCCAAGGGTAGCGGCAACATTCTGCTGGGGGCGAACCAGTATTTCGCCTATGCGACCTTGGCGCTCGGTTCGGCGCTTGCGGCCTTTATGTATCCGCACACGCTGACCGGCATCTTCGCCAGCAGGAGCGCGACCACCATCCGTAAGAATGCCGTGCTGCTTCCCGCGTATACGCTGATGCTCGGCCTGCTCGCGCTGCTGGGCTATATGGGCCATGCGGCACAGCTCAAACTCGGCAGCAACAATGACGTGGTGCCGGCGCTGTTCCAGACGCTGTTCCCGAGCTGGTTCGCCGGCTTCGCCTTTGCGGCGATCGCGATCGGAGCTCTGGTGCCCGCAGCGGTCATGAGCATCGGCGCGGCCAATCTGTTCACGCGTAATTTCTGGAAGGCTTATGTCAACCCGCAGATCGACACGGCCGGCGAAGCCACGGTGGCCAAGCTCGCTTCACTGGCGGTCAAGGTCGGTGCGCTGCTGGCAATCATCTATCTGCCGACACAATTTGCATTGGATCTGCAACTTCTCGGTGGCCTGTGGATCCTGCAGACGCTGCCGGCGCTGATCTTCGGGCTGTTCACCGGCTGGTTCACCGCGCCAGCACTGCTCGCAGGCTGGATGGTTGGCCTGTTTGGCGGCACCTATCTGACCTGGATCGACGGCCTCAAGCCGTTGCATCTGCTCTCGGTCGGCGGCTTCCAGGCGACGGTCTATATCGGCCTGATCGCGCTGGTGGCGAATGTTGTGGTGGCCGTCCTGGTCAATCTGGTGGTGCCGAAGCGCGTCGTGGCGACGTAGGGCCAGCGCATTGCCCCTTGCATGCGCTGGCTTTATTGTCTGCGCCCATGACAATGGAGCGTGAGACGTGACGGATCAGATGCGCATCGGCACCCGCAAGAGCACGATGGCGCTCGCGCAGACGGAAGAGATCGCGCGCCGCCTGAATGTGGCCGCGCCCGAACTCGCCGTCGAGATCGTCAAATTTGATCCGGTAGGTGATCGCGATCAGACCAGCAATCTGCTGCGCCATGGTGGCAAGGGGGGCGCCTTTGTCGGCGAAATCCGCGATGCCGTGCGTGCGGGCGAGCTGCACGCTGCAATGCATTCGTTGAAGGACATGCCGGGCAATGAAGACACGCCCGGCCTCGTCATCGGCGCCACGCTCGTGCGCGATCCGCCAACGGATTCGCTTGTGCTGCGTCCTGGATTGACACTCGAGGAATTCACGCGCTCACACGGCAGGGGTTTCAAGATCGGCACCAATGCCGTGCGCCGCGCTGCCTATCTGCGTCGGCTGTTTCCCGAGGTCGAGGTCATCCATTTCCGCGGCGCCGCCGATACGCGCGTGCGAAAACTCGACAATGGCGAAATGCAGCGCCTCCCAGGTGGTGGGGAGGTCGGACCGGCCGATGCCTTGATCATGGCACGCTCGGGGCTTGAACGGGTCGGACTCGCCAGTCGTATCGTGCGCGATTTCTCGCCGCAGGAAATGCTGCCCGCGGCCGGGCAGGGCATCGTCGCTGTTGAATGCGCGACGAATGACTGGGTAACGCGCCGCTATCTGTCACTGATCGACGACCCTGCCGCACACCTTGCCTGCGATGCTGAGCGCGAGGTGCTGTGGGTGCTCAACGGTCACTGCAATTCGCCCATCGCCGGCTATGCGGTGATCAATGGTGGCGAGATGAGCCTGACGGCATCGGTGCTGGACGAGACCGGTGAACGTTTCATCGAAGTGACGCGCATGGGGCCTGCCGATCGTCCGCGCGAACTGGGACGCGCGGTCGGGCTTGATTTGCTGGACAAGGGCGCCGCAGAGTTGATCGAGCTGACGCGGCCGGAGCATTGATCTCTGGCCCTCAGAATGAGGGGAAGAGTTTACGCGCCCTCCGCCATCCCTACGCTCCACAGCGCAAACGCATAAACGATTGCGATCTCATCCAGCCGGTCAAAGCGTCCCGACGCGCCGCCGTGTCCGGCACCCATATTCGTGCGCAGCAGCACTGGCCCGCCTCCCGTCATCGTCGCGCGCAGACGCGCGATCCATTTTGCCGGCTCCCAATAGGTGACGCGGGGATCGGTGAGGCCGCCCATCGCAAGGATTTTCGGATAGGCTCTTGCCGCCACCTGATCATAGGGCGAATAGGACAGGATCGTCCTGAAGTCCTCGGCGCTCTCGATCGGGTTGCCCCATTCCGGCCATTCCGGCGGCGTCAGCGGCAGTGTGTCGTCGAGCATGGTGTTGAGCACGTCGACAAAAGGCACTTCGGCGACGAGGCCGGAGAACAGTTCGCCGGATCGGTTGGCGACTGCCCCCATCAACATGCCGCCAGCACTGCCTCCATGGCCGACAATATTTTTCTCCGACGTGTATTTCGCTGCGATCAGGGCGCGCGCAGATGCTGCAAAGTCATCAAACGAGTTTGTCTTCTTGTCGCGCTTGCCATCGAGGTACCAGCTCCAGCCTTTGTCGGCGCCGCCGCGGATATGGGCGATGGCATAGACGAAACCGCGATCGACCAGGGACAGACGGTTGGCCGAGAACGAGGCCGGCATCGCCATGCCGTAGGAGCCGTAACCATAGAGCAGCAGCGGCGCCTTACCATCCTGCACGAAATTCTTGCGGTGCAGGATCGACACCGGCACCTCCGCGCCATCGTCAGCTTTCGCCATGATTCGGGTGGTGACATAGTCAGCCGGATTATGGCCCGACGGAATCTCCTGCCGCTTCCGCAGCACGCGGGTGCGTGTCACCATGTCGTAGTCATAGACTTCCGACGGGGTCGTCATCGACGAATAGGCAAACCGCAGATTGGTGGTGTCGAATTCATAGCCACCGAGTGTGTCGAGCGAATAGGCGGCTTCGTCGAAGGCGATGGCATGCTCTTCACCGGTCACAAGCTCGCGGATCACGATCGACGGCAGCGCGTTGGCGCGCTCCAGCCGGATCAGGTGGTTGGCATAGAGCTCCATATCGATGAGATAAATGCCCTCCCGATAAGGGATCAGATCCTTCCAGTTGGCGCGCTCCGGCGCTGAGATCGGCGCAGTGACGATCTTGAAGTCGATGGCGTCGTCGGCATTGGTGAGAATGAAAAGCTGGTCGCCGCGATCTGCCAGCGAGTATTGCACACCTTCCTCGCGCTTCGCGACGAGGCGTGGCGGCGCGTCCGGGGTAGCAAGGTCGATGATCTGCTGCTCGGACGTCTCATGATCGCCTCCGGCGATCACGCAGAAGCGACCGCTGGCGCTTTCATGAATATGCGTAAACCAGCCGGAGTCCTGCTCCTCGAAGACGAGCTTGTCGTCGACTTGCCTGCTGCCGAGGCGATGCAACCAGACCTGCATCGGGCGATGATTGTCGTCGAGCCTCACATAGAAGAACGCTTTCGAGTCGAGCGTCCATACCACGCCGCCATCTGTCTCTTCCACGCGATCATCGAGATCCTCGCCCGTAGCCCAGTCGCGGACGCGGATCGTGAAATATTCGGAGCCTTTGATGTCGGCAGACCAGGCCTCCAGCGTGTGATCCGGCGAATGTCTGGCCTCACCGAACTTGAAGTATTCCCGGTCCCTGGCGAGGGCATCGCCGTCGAGGATGATCTGGGCCTCGCCGCCG
Coding sequences within:
- the hemC gene encoding hydroxymethylbilane synthase yields the protein MRIGTRKSTMALAQTEEIARRLNVAAPELAVEIVKFDPVGDRDQTSNLLRHGGKGGAFVGEIRDAVRAGELHAAMHSLKDMPGNEDTPGLVIGATLVRDPPTDSLVLRPGLTLEEFTRSHGRGFKIGTNAVRRAAYLRRLFPEVEVIHFRGAADTRVRKLDNGEMQRLPGGGEVGPADALIMARSGLERVGLASRIVRDFSPQEMLPAAGQGIVAVECATNDWVTRRYLSLIDDPAAHLACDAEREVLWVLNGHCNSPIAGYAVINGGEMSLTASVLDETGERFIEVTRMGPADRPRELGRAVGLDLLDKGAAELIELTRPEH
- the mctP gene encoding monocarboxylate uptake permease MctP → MKTDLDVPALAVFLFFFALVTVMGFVASHWKRPKTLASLDEWGLGGRQFGTWITWFLVGGDFYTAYTVIAVPALVYSVGAYGFFALPYTILVYPFVFVVMPKLWQVAKDNGYVTAADVVHGRYGSRTLEAAVAITGVVATMPYIALQLIGMAAAVKALGFEGEMPLIAAFIVLALYTYSSGLRAPALIAFVKDIMIYIAVIAAISVIPGKLGGYANVFHAADEAFKAKGSGNILLGANQYFAYATLALGSALAAFMYPHTLTGIFASRSATTIRKNAVLLPAYTLMLGLLALLGYMGHAAQLKLGSNNDVVPALFQTLFPSWFAGFAFAAIAIGALVPAAVMSIGAANLFTRNFWKAYVNPQIDTAGEATVAKLASLAVKVGALLAIIYLPTQFALDLQLLGGLWILQTLPALIFGLFTGWFTAPALLAGWMVGLFGGTYLTWIDGLKPLHLLSVGGFQATVYIGLIALVANVVVAVLVNLVVPKRVVAT
- a CDS encoding S9 family peptidase, with the translated sequence MTQQTSKISAPVAPVHPQSFTAHGIIVHDNYAWLKDANWQEVLRDPSVLKPEIRTYLEAENAYTESLLGGTDALQKKLVAEMRGRIKEDDSSVPSPDGQWSYLRKFREGGQHELFGRTPRDGGEAQIILDGDALARDREYFKFGEARHSPDHTLEAWSADIKGSEYFTIRVRDWATGEDLDDRVEETDGGVVWTLDSKAFFYVRLDDNHRPMQVWLHRLGSRQVDDKLVFEEQDSGWFTHIHESASGRFCVIAGGDHETSEQQIIDLATPDAPPRLVAKREEGVQYSLADRGDQLFILTNADDAIDFKIVTAPISAPERANWKDLIPYREGIYLIDMELYANHLIRLERANALPSIVIRELVTGEEHAIAFDEAAYSLDTLGGYEFDTTNLRFAYSSMTTPSEVYDYDMVTRTRVLRKRQEIPSGHNPADYVTTRIMAKADDGAEVPVSILHRKNFVQDGKAPLLLYGYGSYGMAMPASFSANRLSLVDRGFVYAIAHIRGGADKGWSWYLDGKRDKKTNSFDDFAASARALIAAKYTSEKNIVGHGGSAGGMLMGAVANRSGELFSGLVAEVPFVDVLNTMLDDTLPLTPPEWPEWGNPIESAEDFRTILSYSPYDQVAARAYPKILAMGGLTDPRVTYWEPAKWIARLRATMTGGGPVLLRTNMGAGHGGASGRFDRLDEIAIVYAFALWSVGMAEGA